GCGTTCTCGCGCTCAAGCTCCTTCAGACGCTTCACATCGCGCAGCTCCATCTGTCCGTACTTGCTCTTCCAACGATGGAAGCTCGCTTTGCTCACATTGTGCTCGCGGCAAACATCGTCCACGCTGCGGCCTTCGTCTGCCT
The window above is part of the Ruficoccus amylovorans genome. Proteins encoded here:
- a CDS encoding transposase, which codes for MKRKRYTEEQIVALLREADEGRSVDDVCREHNVSKASFHRWKSKYGQMELRDVKRLKELERENAELKKLVADQLLNIKVLEQVNAKKW